From a single Solanum dulcamara chromosome 4, daSolDulc1.2, whole genome shotgun sequence genomic region:
- the LOC129887517 gene encoding ADP,ATP carrier protein, mitochondrial, which produces MAENQHPTVYQKVACQMHLSSSLSQDVHARYRGIQRPALSQRRFPYGNYSNTGLQMCQATQDLSLISSNASPVFVQAPQEKGLAAFATDFLMGGVSAAVSKTAAAPIERVKLLIQNQDEMIKAGRLSEPYKGIGDCFKRTIKDEGFASLWRGNTANVIRYFPTQALNFAFKDYFKRLFNFKKDRDGYWKWFAGNLASGGGAGASSLLFVYSLDYARTRLANDAKAAKKGGGGRQFDGLVDVYRKTLKSDGVAGLYRGFNISCVGIIVYRGLYFGMYDSLKPVLLTGKMEDSFFASFALGWLITNGAGLASYPIDTVRRRMMMTSGEAVKYKSSFDAFSQILKNEGAKSLFKGAGANVLRAVAGAGVLAGYDKLQVIVFGKKYGSGGA; this is translated from the exons ATGGCAGAGAACCAGCACCCAACTGTTTATCAGAAAGTTGCTTGCCAGATGCATCTGAGCTCCAGTCTTTCCCAGGATGTCCATGCACGCTACAGGGGCATTCAAAGACCAGCTCTCTCCCAGAGACGTTTTCCATATGGCAATTACTCTAATACCGGACTACAGATGTGCCAAGCCACACAGGATCTCTCATTGATTTCCTCAAATGCTTCACCAGTGTTTGTGCAAGCTCCCCAAGAGAAAGGACTTGCAGCATTTGCCACTGATTTCCTCATGGGTGGTGTTTCTGCTGCTGTGTCAAAGACTGCTGCTGCCCCTATTGAGCGTGTGAAGCTCTTGATCCAAAACCAAGATGAGATGATTAAGGCTGGTAGACTCTCAGAACCATACAAGGGAATTGGAGATTGTTTTAAGAGGACAATTAAGGATGAAGGATTTGCTTCTTTGTGGAGAGGAAACACTGCTAATGTCATTCGTTACTTCCCCACTCAG GCCTTGAACTTTGCATTTAAGGACTACTTCAAGAGACTCTTCAACTTCAAGAAGGACCGTGATGGCTACTGGAAGTGGTTTGCAGGAAACCTTGCATCTGGTGGTGGTGCTGGTGCTTCCTCTTTGCTCTTTGTTTACTCCCTTGACTATGCTCGTACTCGTCTGGCAAATGATGCCAAGGCTGCGAAGAAGGGAGGTGGTGGCAGGCAATTCGATGGGTTGGTTGATGTCTACAGAAAAACACTTAAATCTGATGGAGTTGCTGGCTTGTACCGTGGGTTTAACATTTCATGTGTTGGTATCATTGTGTACCGTGGTCTGTACTTCGGAATGTACGACTCATTGAAGCCAGTGCTGTTGACTGGAAAAATGGAG GATAGTTTCTTTGCTAGCTTTGCTCTTGGGTGGCTTATCACCAATGGTGCTGGTCTTGCCTCCTACCCTATTGACACGGTTAGAAGAAGAATGATGATGACATCTGGTGAGGCAGTGAAGTACAAGAGCTCGTTCGATGCATTCAGCCAAATCCTTAAGAATGAGGGTGCCAAATCTTTGTTCAAGGGTGCTGGTGCTAACGTCCTCCGTGCTGTTGCTGGTGCTGGTGTGTTGGCAGGTTATGACAAGCTTCAGGTGATCGTCTTTGGAAAGAAATATGGCTCTGGTGGTGCTTAA